One Acutalibacter muris DNA window includes the following coding sequences:
- a CDS encoding NusG domain II-containing protein, with amino-acid sequence MERRLFNRRELPILLLMVLAAALWLVLSRIGPEGTRAIVERDGETILTKELGGLKAPELVEIAGKNGITLTLEFSREGARVLEASCPDKTCRRAGLLTRAGESAVCLPGRIVLRLEGPRTGQNLDAETY; translated from the coding sequence ATGGAGCGGCGGCTTTTCAACAGGCGGGAGCTGCCCATACTTCTGCTTATGGTCCTGGCGGCGGCCCTATGGCTTGTCCTCTCCCGGATAGGGCCCGAAGGCACAAGAGCAATAGTTGAGCGGGACGGCGAGACGATACTTACAAAGGAGCTGGGCGGACTTAAAGCCCCGGAGCTGGTGGAGATAGCGGGGAAGAACGGCATTACGCTTACGCTGGAGTTCTCAAGGGAGGGCGCCCGGGTACTAGAGGCCAGCTGCCCCGACAAGACCTGCCGGCGTGCGGGGCTCCTCACCCGGGCCGGGGAGAGCGCCGTGTGTCTGCCCGGCAGGATAGTGTTGCGCCTGGAGGGTCCAAGGACAGGCCAAAATCTGGACGCAGAGACATATTAG
- a CDS encoding alpha/beta fold hydrolase: protein MTHTVPKDGTSIDCVSFGSGSKPLVMLPGLSFQRVKGAAQGLKYMYREFGKTHRVYVIDKKEDIPERYTLRDMAEDTAYVMERLGLTGADVFGVSQGGMIAQYLAIYYPELVRRLALGVTASRVNPVMEEAVNTWIRLAKAGDYDAFVKDILMKMYSAKYIKKRGWLFPAIARLTRPREREAERFISSAGACLSCNSYPELHRIKCPALVLGGSEDRVLTGEASEEIAGALDCGLYMYEGLGHAAYEEAEDFNQRISRFFNEGRL, encoded by the coding sequence ATGACCCACACTGTCCCAAAGGACGGCACGTCCATAGACTGCGTAAGCTTCGGCTCCGGCAGCAAGCCGCTGGTGATGCTCCCCGGGCTCAGTTTCCAGCGGGTGAAGGGGGCTGCGCAGGGGCTGAAATATATGTACAGGGAGTTCGGGAAAACCCATAGGGTCTATGTGATAGACAAGAAGGAGGATATCCCCGAGAGGTACACGCTCCGGGACATGGCGGAGGACACGGCATATGTGATGGAGCGGCTTGGGCTCACCGGCGCGGACGTGTTCGGCGTGTCCCAGGGAGGCATGATTGCCCAGTACCTTGCCATATACTACCCGGAGCTTGTGCGCAGGCTGGCGCTGGGGGTCACGGCTTCAAGGGTGAACCCGGTGATGGAGGAGGCCGTGAACACCTGGATAAGGCTGGCCAAAGCCGGGGACTATGACGCTTTTGTAAAAGACATACTCATGAAGATGTACTCGGCAAAGTATATCAAAAAGCGCGGCTGGCTGTTCCCGGCAATCGCCAGACTGACAAGGCCCAGGGAGAGGGAGGCTGAGCGCTTTATAAGCTCGGCCGGGGCCTGCCTTAGCTGCAACTCATACCCGGAGCTTCACAGGATAAAATGCCCCGCGCTGGTGCTGGGCGGCAGCGAGGACCGGGTGCTTACTGGTGAAGCGTCTGAGGAGATAGCAGGGGCCCTTGACTGCGGGCTTTATATGTACGAGGGCCTGGGACATGCCGCCTATGAGGAGGCAGAGGACTTTAACCAGAGGATAAGCCGGTTCTTTAATGAAGGACGGCTATAG
- a CDS encoding cytidylate kinase-like family protein, translated as MLPVITISRQFGSGGHEVGEKLARQLDVPFYDKALIAMAAKQSGLSEEVFANADEKATSSLLYSMVMGSYSFGARVPGINEMPINDKLFIIQSDIIKKAAADGPCVIIGRCADYILREHENCLNVFVHASKEERVRRSIAKKDCEERKASDFVTKKDKQRANYYNFYSNKRWDDLQNYDITLDTSRFTVDEAVDILMDAAKRLDR; from the coding sequence ATGTTACCAGTCATTACCATTTCCCGCCAGTTCGGCAGCGGAGGCCACGAAGTCGGGGAGAAGCTGGCTCGCCAGCTGGATGTTCCCTTCTATGACAAGGCCCTTATCGCCATGGCCGCAAAGCAGAGCGGTCTGTCAGAGGAGGTCTTTGCCAACGCCGACGAGAAGGCCACCAGCAGCCTTCTGTACTCCATGGTCATGGGCAGCTACTCCTTCGGGGCAAGGGTGCCCGGCATCAACGAGATGCCCATCAACGACAAGCTGTTTATAATCCAGTCCGACATCATCAAAAAGGCTGCGGCAGACGGCCCTTGCGTGATAATCGGGCGCTGCGCGGACTACATCCTCCGGGAGCACGAGAACTGCCTGAACGTGTTTGTGCACGCCTCTAAGGAGGAACGCGTCCGCCGTTCCATCGCCAAGAAGGACTGTGAAGAGCGCAAGGCCTCGGACTTCGTCACCAAGAAGGACAAACAGCGGGCCAACTACTACAACTTCTACTCCAACAAGCGCTGGGACGACCTGCAGAACTACGACATCACCCTTGACACCTCCCGCTTCACGGTGGACGAGGCCGTGGATATCCTGATGGACGCGGCCAAGCGGCTGGACCGTTGA
- the lepA gene encoding translation elongation factor 4 encodes MDKSRIRNFSIVAHIDHGKSTLADRILEQTSAVPLREMEDQLLDNMDLERERGITIKAHAVTLVYSARDGKDYVFNLIDTPGHVDFNYEVSRSLAACEGAVLVVDSSQGIEAQTLANTYLAVDAGLEIVPVVNKIDLISADPERVCREIEDVIGIPAMDAPRISAKNGINIDEVMERIVSDIPAPQGDENAPLKALIFDSYYDPYRGVIVYVRVKDGTVKTGDSIRMMATGGEFQVVECGFLRATSLEPAEALYAGEVGYIAASIKDVRQARVGDTVTLSERPAAEALPGYRAVQPMVYCGIYPADGAHYTDLRDALEKLQLNDASLTFEPETSVALGFGFRCGFLGLLHMEIIQERLEREYNLDIITTAPSVVYKIRKTDGEELTIDNPTNYPDPATIAGAQEPITNAHIYSPAEYVGSIMELCQERRGTFMDMKYLDTDRVDIHYELPLNEIIYDFFDALKSRTRGYASFDYELLGYRESKLVKLDILLNGETVDALSFILHTDKAYPRARRMTEKLKENIPRQLFEVPIQACIGGKIIARETVKALRKDVLAKCYGGDITRKKKLLEKQKEGKKRMRQLGTVEVPQEAFMAVLKLEE; translated from the coding sequence ATGGACAAGAGCAGAATACGCAATTTCAGCATAGTGGCCCATATCGACCACGGCAAGAGCACCCTTGCGGACAGGATACTGGAGCAGACCAGTGCCGTGCCCCTTCGGGAGATGGAGGACCAGCTTCTGGACAATATGGACCTGGAGCGGGAACGTGGCATAACTATAAAGGCCCACGCCGTCACCCTGGTATATTCCGCCAGGGACGGCAAGGACTATGTCTTCAACCTGATAGACACCCCCGGGCACGTGGACTTCAACTATGAGGTCTCCCGGTCTCTGGCGGCCTGCGAGGGAGCGGTGCTGGTGGTGGACTCCTCCCAGGGGATAGAGGCCCAGACTCTGGCCAACACCTATCTCGCCGTGGACGCGGGGCTGGAGATAGTGCCCGTTGTGAACAAGATAGACCTTATCAGCGCCGACCCCGAGCGGGTATGCCGCGAGATAGAGGACGTGATAGGCATACCCGCCATGGACGCGCCGAGAATTTCCGCCAAGAACGGGATAAATATTGACGAGGTCATGGAGCGGATAGTCAGCGATATACCGGCTCCCCAGGGCGACGAGAACGCGCCCCTTAAAGCTCTTATCTTCGACTCCTACTATGACCCATACCGGGGGGTCATAGTCTATGTGCGGGTGAAGGACGGTACGGTTAAGACAGGGGACTCCATACGCATGATGGCCACCGGCGGGGAATTCCAGGTGGTGGAGTGCGGCTTTTTAAGGGCCACCTCTCTTGAGCCCGCCGAGGCCCTATATGCCGGAGAGGTGGGCTATATCGCCGCCAGCATAAAAGACGTGCGCCAGGCAAGGGTCGGCGACACGGTCACCCTCTCGGAGCGCCCGGCGGCGGAGGCCTTACCCGGCTACCGCGCGGTGCAGCCCATGGTGTACTGCGGTATTTATCCCGCCGACGGTGCACATTATACGGACCTTCGGGACGCTTTGGAGAAGCTTCAGCTAAACGACGCGTCTTTAACCTTCGAGCCCGAAACCTCGGTGGCTCTGGGCTTTGGCTTTCGCTGCGGCTTTCTGGGGCTTCTGCATATGGAGATAATCCAGGAGAGATTGGAGCGGGAGTACAATCTGGATATCATAACCACCGCCCCCAGCGTGGTCTATAAAATTAGAAAGACCGACGGCGAGGAGCTTACAATAGACAACCCCACCAACTACCCGGACCCCGCCACCATAGCCGGCGCCCAGGAGCCCATCACCAACGCGCACATCTACTCTCCCGCGGAGTATGTGGGCAGCATTATGGAACTATGCCAGGAGCGGCGGGGGACCTTTATGGACATGAAGTACCTGGACACCGACAGGGTGGACATACACTACGAGTTGCCCTTAAACGAGATAATCTACGACTTCTTCGACGCTTTAAAGTCCCGCACCAGGGGCTACGCCAGTTTCGACTATGAGCTTCTTGGCTATAGGGAGTCGAAGCTTGTGAAGCTGGACATACTCTTAAACGGCGAGACCGTGGACGCCCTGTCCTTTATACTGCACACGGACAAGGCCTATCCCCGGGCCCGGAGGATGACCGAGAAGCTCAAGGAAAATATCCCCCGCCAGCTTTTCGAGGTGCCCATCCAGGCCTGCATAGGCGGCAAGATAATCGCCCGGGAGACGGTGAAGGCCCTTCGCAAGGACGTGCTGGCCAAGTGCTACGGCGGCGACATTACCCGCAAGAAGAAGCTTTTGGAGAAGCAGAAGGAGGGCAAGAAGCGTATGCGCCAGCTGGGCACGGTGGAGGTGCCCCAGGAGGCCTTTATGGCCGTGCTGAAGCTGGAGGAGTAA
- a CDS encoding helix-turn-helix domain-containing protein translates to MALESLDQERTGRFIQSLRKELGLTQRQLAEKLMISDKTVSKWECGSGLPEISLLMPLCRELGINVNELLSGQRLSAADYQRKAEENIMSLMKEREESIKKIRLSVFTGISCTATLLVLILLVGFYAEVISLPVKALIIAFACLQFAAGLFVTMSMDREAGYFKCRSCGETFKPTWRAYIWGPHTITRRWFRCPKCGKFTGCKHVMSREEPDEQER, encoded by the coding sequence ATGGCCTTAGAGTCCCTGGACCAGGAACGCACAGGCAGGTTCATACAGTCCCTAAGAAAGGAGCTGGGCCTGACCCAGAGACAGCTTGCGGAGAAGCTGATGATAAGCGACAAGACCGTGAGCAAGTGGGAGTGCGGCTCCGGGTTGCCGGAGATATCCTTACTCATGCCCCTGTGCCGGGAGCTGGGGATAAACGTCAACGAACTCCTGTCCGGGCAGAGGCTGTCCGCCGCCGACTACCAAAGAAAAGCGGAGGAAAATATCATGTCACTTATGAAAGAACGGGAGGAAAGCATCAAAAAGATACGGCTCTCGGTTTTCACCGGGATAAGCTGCACGGCAACGCTTTTGGTGCTGATACTGCTGGTGGGCTTTTACGCCGAGGTGATATCCCTGCCGGTGAAGGCGCTGATAATAGCCTTTGCCTGTTTACAGTTCGCCGCGGGGCTCTTTGTCACCATGTCAATGGACCGGGAGGCGGGGTACTTCAAGTGCCGGTCCTGCGGCGAGACCTTCAAGCCCACCTGGCGGGCGTACATCTGGGGCCCGCACACCATCACCCGGCGCTGGTTCCGCTGCCCCAAATGCGGGAAGTTCACGGGCTGCAAGCATGTGATGAGCAGGGAGGAGCCGGATGAGCAGGAGAGGTAA
- a CDS encoding FAD:protein FMN transferase encodes MTEKSKARLPKGKRAILILLPLALVLAGLAIWQFAHREREYQLDSFAMGSYVRQTVWGREPEKAAAETVQRIGELEREISWRRDGDVAKMNSQAGGEPVTVDESTATGELLEELLELCERSGGALDITLGPVTRLWDFDGEPRLPDEKELEKALALVDYRKLSMDSEEYLYAVPNEDGSHLDCLGTRYRVSLIEPGMALDLGAVGKGAACDEAAELIYREGISGMVASVGGSVCLRGEKPDGGPFRVSVRNPKEDQTGSLGVLELDGGYISTSGSYEKYFEQDGKRYCHLLDPRTGYPAESGLVSVTVWCPPGVDAWWPGALSDGLATACFVLGTEDGLELLESYGAEGLFIDENDVITVTEGLKDRFTLTAGGYSLEGDG; translated from the coding sequence GTGACAGAGAAAAGCAAGGCCCGCCTGCCCAAGGGTAAGCGGGCCATACTTATTCTGCTGCCCCTGGCGCTGGTGCTGGCGGGGCTGGCCATATGGCAGTTCGCCCATAGGGAGCGGGAATATCAGCTCGACTCCTTCGCCATGGGCAGCTATGTGCGGCAGACGGTCTGGGGCAGGGAGCCGGAAAAGGCCGCGGCGGAAACCGTGCAGAGGATAGGGGAGCTTGAGCGGGAGATATCCTGGCGGAGGGACGGAGACGTTGCGAAAATGAACAGTCAGGCCGGCGGGGAGCCGGTGACTGTGGACGAGAGCACGGCCACCGGGGAACTGCTGGAGGAGCTGCTGGAGCTCTGCGAAAGGAGCGGCGGGGCCCTGGACATAACCCTGGGGCCGGTGACAAGGCTCTGGGACTTTGACGGCGAGCCCCGTCTGCCCGACGAAAAAGAGCTGGAGAAAGCCCTGGCTCTGGTGGACTACAGAAAGCTGTCCATGGACAGCGAGGAGTATTTGTATGCGGTTCCCAACGAGGACGGCAGCCATTTGGACTGCCTGGGCACAAGATATCGTGTGTCCCTCATAGAGCCCGGCATGGCCCTGGACCTGGGGGCCGTGGGCAAGGGCGCGGCCTGTGACGAGGCGGCGGAGCTTATCTATCGGGAGGGGATCTCCGGCATGGTCGCCTCCGTGGGGGGCAGCGTATGCCTCCGGGGAGAAAAGCCCGACGGCGGGCCCTTCCGTGTCAGCGTGCGGAACCCTAAAGAGGACCAGACCGGGAGCCTGGGGGTTCTGGAGCTGGACGGCGGGTACATATCTACCTCCGGCAGCTATGAGAAGTATTTTGAACAGGACGGCAAAAGGTACTGTCATCTCCTGGATCCCCGCACCGGCTACCCTGCCGAGAGCGGCCTGGTGTCCGTGACGGTGTGGTGCCCGCCGGGGGTGGACGCGTGGTGGCCCGGGGCTTTAAGCGACGGGCTGGCGACAGCTTGCTTTGTGCTGGGCACAGAGGACGGCCTGGAGCTTTTGGAGAGCTATGGGGCCGAGGGGCTCTTTATTGATGAGAACGATGTGATAACGGTCACCGAAGGCCTTAAAGACAGGTTCACTCTGACCGCCGGGGGCTATTCCCTTGAGGGGGACGGCTGA
- a CDS encoding alpha-galactosidase encodes MSIQFDQKTNIFKLDTDVSTYAFMAYEQGYLVHLYYGPKVPDEDLSHLMYRGWYDSLSPRNPKVRDRRFSLDSIPQELPGNSTGDFRISAIEAQATAGDCVTDLRYMGHRIYPGKPELYAVEGFKLPAAFAGEDEAETLEIEMLDKVTGLKAYLSYTVFAKNGAMARSMRVENTGGSAVQLRRAYSMCLELPTMDYDMVHMYGRWAKENTVTRHPLMHGIQSIRSKRGMTGPNHNPFMALLRKGADEDQGEAIGISIVYSGNFSIETEVDTLGCPRVLAGIDPGSFSWHLEPGEIFQTPEVLTVFSTEGLGGMSRSLHRLFMNNLMRSQWTHKKRPLLINSWEAAVFDFDDNLLVDFAREAKKLGVDMLVMDDGWFGTRNDDTQALGDWQVNENKLRGGIKSLIERVNAEGLSFGIWYEPEMVNPNSDLYRAHPDWIIKAQGREESLSRNQCVLDMTRKEVRDNIFDQMAEVIGNNNIQYIKWDCNRNISEAGNAVLPKERQGEFFHRYVLGVYELMERVTSTWPHILLENCSSGGGRFDPGMLYYSPQIWTSDNTDPIERLTIQMGASLCYPPACMGAHVSANPRTGFETKGNVAIMGTHGFELDPLKMTEEEKEWAKKQVADYHKYYDLTHYGDLYRLTDPAVDPFFCDWELVSPDKEEALFTRVVMRKPENYYQMKRLRGLDPEKMYRVEGTEQVCSGALLMAAGLDLSQPWPGPEDGSSVTVHLTAE; translated from the coding sequence ATGTCAATTCAATTCGACCAAAAAACCAACATCTTCAAGCTGGACACGGACGTTTCCACCTACGCCTTCATGGCCTATGAGCAGGGCTATCTTGTGCACCTCTACTATGGCCCCAAAGTCCCGGACGAGGACCTGTCCCACCTGATGTACAGGGGCTGGTACGACTCCCTGTCCCCCAGGAACCCCAAGGTCCGGGACAGGCGCTTCTCCCTGGACTCCATACCCCAGGAGCTCCCCGGGAACAGCACCGGCGACTTCAGGATATCCGCCATAGAGGCCCAGGCCACGGCGGGGGACTGTGTCACGGACCTGCGCTACATGGGGCATAGGATTTACCCCGGCAAGCCGGAGCTGTACGCCGTGGAGGGCTTTAAGCTGCCCGCCGCCTTTGCGGGAGAGGACGAGGCCGAGACCCTGGAGATAGAAATGCTGGATAAAGTTACCGGGCTGAAAGCTTATCTAAGCTATACCGTCTTTGCCAAAAACGGCGCAATGGCCAGGAGTATGCGCGTGGAGAATACCGGCGGCAGCGCCGTACAGCTCCGGCGGGCCTACAGTATGTGCCTGGAGCTGCCAACTATGGACTACGATATGGTGCATATGTACGGCCGCTGGGCCAAGGAGAACACAGTTACCCGGCACCCCCTGATGCACGGCATACAGAGCATACGCTCGAAAAGGGGCATGACCGGCCCAAACCATAACCCCTTTATGGCCCTTTTGAGAAAAGGCGCGGACGAGGATCAGGGGGAGGCCATCGGCATCAGCATAGTCTACAGCGGAAACTTTTCCATTGAGACCGAGGTGGATACCCTGGGCTGCCCAAGGGTCCTGGCGGGCATAGACCCCGGCAGCTTCAGCTGGCATCTGGAGCCGGGGGAAATATTCCAGACACCCGAGGTTCTGACCGTTTTCAGCACCGAGGGGCTTGGCGGCATGAGCAGAAGCCTCCACAGGCTGTTTATGAACAACCTCATGCGCAGCCAGTGGACCCATAAAAAACGCCCCCTGCTCATAAACAGCTGGGAGGCGGCGGTGTTCGACTTCGACGATAACCTGCTGGTGGACTTCGCCCGGGAGGCAAAGAAACTGGGCGTGGATATGCTGGTGATGGACGACGGCTGGTTCGGCACCCGGAACGACGACACCCAGGCCCTTGGGGACTGGCAGGTGAACGAGAATAAGCTAAGGGGCGGCATCAAGAGTCTTATAGAGCGGGTGAACGCAGAGGGGCTCAGCTTCGGCATATGGTACGAGCCGGAGATGGTGAACCCCAACAGCGACCTCTACAGGGCCCACCCGGACTGGATAATAAAGGCCCAGGGCCGGGAGGAAAGTCTCAGCCGCAACCAGTGCGTGCTGGACATGACCCGCAAGGAGGTCCGGGACAATATCTTTGACCAGATGGCTGAGGTCATCGGGAACAACAACATACAGTATATAAAATGGGACTGCAACCGCAATATCTCCGAGGCCGGCAACGCCGTGCTGCCGAAGGAGCGCCAGGGGGAATTCTTCCACAGGTACGTGCTGGGGGTCTATGAACTGATGGAGCGGGTCACCAGCACCTGGCCCCATATCCTTCTTGAGAACTGCTCCTCCGGCGGCGGGCGGTTTGACCCTGGTATGCTCTACTACTCGCCACAGATATGGACCAGCGACAACACCGACCCCATCGAGCGGCTTACCATACAGATGGGGGCAAGCCTGTGCTATCCCCCGGCCTGCATGGGAGCCCACGTGTCCGCGAACCCACGCACGGGCTTTGAGACCAAGGGGAACGTGGCCATAATGGGTACCCACGGCTTTGAGCTGGACCCCTTAAAGATGACCGAGGAGGAGAAGGAGTGGGCTAAGAAGCAGGTAGCAGACTACCATAAATACTATGACCTGACCCATTACGGTGACCTATACCGGCTGACGGACCCGGCGGTGGACCCCTTCTTCTGCGACTGGGAGCTGGTGAGCCCGGACAAGGAGGAGGCGCTGTTCACCAGGGTGGTCATGCGCAAGCCGGAGAACTACTATCAGATGAAGCGCCTGCGGGGTCTTGACCCTGAGAAGATGTACCGTGTTGAGGGAACAGAGCAGGTCTGCTCCGGCGCGTTGCTGATGGCGGCTGGCCTTGACCTGTCCCAGCCGTGGCCGGGGCCGGAGGACGGCTCCAGCGTCACCGTGCACCTGACGGCGGAGTAA
- a CDS encoding glycine--tRNA ligase encodes MQHTDKTMDMITGLCKTRGFIFPGSDIYGGLANTWDYGPLGSRLKNNIKDTWRKRFIQERRSSFEVDADILMHPRVWEASGHVQSFSDPLLDCKECKMRHRADNLIDDFDPEAHADGMTKEEMFQYIKDHHIPCPNCGKHNFTDIREFNLMFQTFRGVTNDNKSVIYLRPENAQGEYVNFLNVQRTMRAKLPFSIGQIGKAFRNEITPGNFTFRTIEFEQMEFQTFCKKGDDEELYSYFKEYGRKYFEDLGLPAERLRFHDHEKLAHYAKAACDIEYLFPFGWGEINGTHNRTDFDLTRHQEYSGQKMDYLDPETNEKFIPYIIESTYGLDRTVLAVLSEAYDVEVLDEAKNDSRVVLHLKPCLAPYKAAVLPLSKKLSPKALEVYDQLSKHTMADFDETGSIGKRYRRQDEIGTPLCVTIDFETVGDSEKPADNCVTVRERDSMAQERVPIEGLERYIKEKIGEF; translated from the coding sequence ATGCAGCATACTGATAAGACCATGGACATGATAACCGGCCTTTGCAAGACCCGGGGCTTTATCTTCCCGGGAAGCGATATATACGGGGGATTAGCCAACACCTGGGACTACGGACCCCTGGGCTCCCGGCTCAAGAACAACATTAAAGACACCTGGCGCAAGCGCTTTATCCAGGAGCGCCGCAGCTCCTTCGAGGTGGACGCGGACATACTTATGCACCCCAGGGTCTGGGAGGCCAGCGGCCATGTCCAGAGCTTTTCCGACCCCCTTCTGGACTGTAAGGAGTGCAAGATGCGCCACAGGGCCGACAACCTCATCGACGACTTCGACCCCGAGGCCCACGCCGACGGCATGACCAAGGAGGAGATGTTCCAGTATATAAAGGACCACCATATCCCCTGCCCCAACTGCGGCAAGCACAACTTCACCGACATCCGGGAATTTAACCTGATGTTCCAGACCTTTCGGGGCGTGACTAACGACAATAAGTCCGTCATCTATCTGCGCCCCGAGAACGCCCAGGGGGAGTATGTGAACTTCCTCAATGTCCAGCGGACTATGCGGGCCAAGCTGCCCTTTAGCATCGGCCAGATAGGCAAGGCCTTCAGAAACGAGATAACCCCCGGCAACTTCACCTTCAGGACCATCGAGTTTGAGCAGATGGAGTTCCAGACCTTCTGCAAGAAGGGCGACGACGAGGAGCTCTATTCATACTTTAAGGAGTACGGCAGAAAATACTTCGAGGACCTGGGCCTCCCTGCGGAGCGCCTTAGGTTCCACGACCACGAGAAGCTGGCCCACTACGCCAAGGCCGCCTGCGACATCGAGTACCTGTTCCCCTTCGGCTGGGGGGAGATAAACGGCACCCATAACCGCACCGACTTCGACCTTACCCGCCACCAGGAGTACAGCGGTCAGAAGATGGACTACCTGGACCCGGAGACAAACGAGAAGTTTATCCCCTATATCATTGAGAGCACCTACGGCCTGGACCGCACCGTGCTGGCCGTCCTCTCGGAGGCCTACGACGTGGAGGTGCTGGACGAGGCGAAGAACGATTCGAGAGTTGTCCTGCACCTGAAGCCCTGCCTCGCCCCCTATAAGGCCGCGGTGCTGCCCCTTTCAAAGAAGCTCTCGCCCAAGGCCCTTGAGGTCTACGACCAGCTTAGTAAGCACACGATGGCCGACTTCGACGAGACCGGCTCCATCGGCAAGCGCTACCGCCGCCAGGACGAGATAGGCACGCCTCTTTGCGTCACCATCGACTTTGAGACCGTTGGGGACAGCGAAAAGCCCGCCGACAATTGCGTCACCGTCCGGGAGCGGGACAGCATGGCCCAGGAGCGGGTGCCCATTGAGGGATTGGAGAGGTATATAAAGGAAAAGATTGGGGAGTTCTAA
- the hemW gene encoding radical SAM family heme chaperone HemW, translating to MGLGLYIHVPFCEGKCPYCDFYSLAPKAETVDKYVERTLELMAGYGADCAREVGTVYFGGGTPSIIGAERLGRLLEGAKRYFHLVRDAEITCEANPTGVSEGFFRQLSAAGFNRLSMGMQSANTEELRLLGRKHGPEGVRQAVEGARTAGFKNISLDLMLALPGSTIESLERSISFAAGLFPEHISAYILKIEPGTPFASRGLILPEDDSTADQYLFTVERLRELGYAQYEISNFSRPGFESKHNLCYWRCDEYLGLGPAAHSFYNGRRFQWGRDLSAYLRGEGPTEDGPGGGTGEFAMLNLRLSRGLMESECADRFGEEGRELFALVRGRAARCPNTLLNICPDRVSFTPKGFLVSNALLSRLLD from the coding sequence ATGGGCTTGGGGCTCTATATACACGTGCCCTTCTGCGAAGGAAAATGTCCGTACTGCGATTTTTACTCCCTGGCCCCAAAGGCTGAGACAGTGGATAAGTACGTGGAACGAACCCTGGAGCTGATGGCCGGGTATGGAGCGGACTGCGCCCGGGAAGTCGGTACGGTGTACTTTGGCGGCGGCACACCCAGTATAATAGGGGCAGAGCGGCTTGGAAGACTTTTGGAGGGCGCAAAAAGATACTTCCACCTTGTCCGGGACGCGGAGATAACCTGCGAGGCAAACCCTACAGGGGTAAGCGAGGGCTTTTTCCGGCAGCTTTCCGCCGCCGGGTTCAACAGGCTCTCCATGGGTATGCAGTCGGCCAATACGGAGGAGCTGCGCCTGTTGGGGAGAAAGCACGGCCCGGAGGGTGTGCGGCAGGCGGTGGAGGGTGCAAGGACCGCTGGCTTTAAAAATATCTCTCTTGATTTGATGCTGGCCTTGCCGGGGAGCACTATAGAAAGCCTTGAGAGAAGCATAAGCTTTGCGGCGGGGCTCTTCCCGGAGCACATCTCGGCCTATATTCTGAAGATAGAGCCCGGAACCCCCTTCGCGTCCCGGGGGCTTATACTGCCCGAGGACGACAGCACCGCCGACCAATATTTATTCACCGTAGAACGTCTTAGAGAGCTGGGCTATGCCCAGTATGAGATAAGCAACTTTTCAAGGCCCGGCTTTGAGAGTAAGCATAACCTCTGCTACTGGCGATGTGACGAATACCTGGGCCTGGGTCCGGCGGCCCACTCCTTTTACAATGGGCGGCGGTTTCAGTGGGGGCGGGACCTCTCCGCTTATCTCCGGGGGGAGGGGCCCACGGAGGACGGCCCCGGGGGCGGCACGGGCGAGTTCGCCATGCTGAACCTGCGGCTCTCAAGGGGGCTTATGGAGAGCGAATGTGCCGACCGCTTCGGCGAGGAGGGCCGGGAGCTTTTCGCCCTCGTAAGGGGCCGGGCGGCCCGGTGCCCCAATACCCTCTTGAATATCTGTCCCGACAGGGTCAGCTTCACTCCGAAGGGCTTTTTGGTGTCGAACGCGCTGCTCTCAAGGCTTTTAGACTGA
- a CDS encoding Gx transporter family protein: MRKKAGFAALSGLLAALALTLSLLEGMLPPLPGMPPGAKLGLSNVVMMYAAGTLGLPFAMALAVIKGGFALLTRGVTAGAMSLSGGILSTLCAWVLLKRTRASLSLTGVCGALAHNSGQLLTAFALMGQAVAAYAPVLMAASVITGLLTGAVLRASLPLLEKAGGFLTGGKK; the protein is encoded by the coding sequence GTGAGAAAAAAAGCTGGATTTGCGGCGCTTTCGGGGCTGCTGGCGGCGCTGGCGCTGACCCTTTCCCTGCTGGAGGGGATGCTGCCCCCCCTTCCCGGTATGCCCCCGGGGGCAAAGCTGGGGCTGTCGAATGTGGTCATGATGTACGCCGCCGGGACCCTGGGGCTGCCCTTTGCCATGGCGCTGGCGGTGATAAAGGGCGGCTTTGCCCTGCTGACCAGGGGAGTTACGGCAGGGGCGATGAGTTTGTCAGGCGGAATACTGAGCACCCTCTGCGCCTGGGTACTGCTGAAAAGGACCCGGGCAAGCCTATCCCTTACGGGCGTCTGCGGGGCCCTTGCGCACAACTCCGGGCAACTGCTGACGGCTTTCGCGCTGATGGGACAGGCAGTGGCCGCATACGCGCCGGTGCTGATGGCGGCGTCGGTTATAACCGGCCTGCTGACCGGGGCGGTACTGAGGGCAAGCCTTCCGCTGCTTGAGAAGGCAGGAGGGTTTCTGACAGGCGGGAAAAAGTGA